A portion of the Bdellovibrio bacteriovorus genome contains these proteins:
- a CDS encoding metallophosphoesterase gives MGAFRIIASSFILVLFMYVCHQLVRFTDMDWWSKLALVLGLAFLFTLVIGTFLFFWKEKKLDHHWWRDLLLDTSLTVMAYINFLVTFVILRDIYAFIEYLVLPIPIVKLYSTEATGILMLMPVILLFMGNVVVRVGPRLVKVPVRFPQLPKELEDLRIMHITDLHISQSLPAKFVKKLVTKINSLKPDVVVFTGDIMDSFVEKHTEELEYLKELKAKYGVYLVPGNHEYYWDGQKALQAFRDVDFKVLVNQVADISLGEAVLQIAGIPDPAALHFQQEGPDFPRVQSQLQESSFKIMLSHQPSLAYQIRDIGVNLQLSGHTHGGQFFPWNWLIVFFERYSKGLYHIGNMRLYVNQGTGYWGPRLRLGTYCELAEIVLRKG, from the coding sequence ATGGGCGCATTCCGAATCATCGCAAGTTCATTTATTTTGGTTCTGTTCATGTATGTTTGCCACCAGTTGGTGCGCTTCACGGATATGGACTGGTGGTCCAAGCTTGCCCTTGTCCTTGGTCTGGCGTTTTTATTCACCTTGGTTATTGGGACTTTTTTATTTTTCTGGAAAGAAAAAAAATTAGATCACCACTGGTGGAGAGATCTTTTGTTGGATACCTCGTTAACGGTCATGGCGTATATTAACTTCTTGGTCACTTTTGTGATCTTGCGCGATATCTATGCGTTTATTGAATATTTGGTTTTACCCATTCCCATCGTCAAATTATACAGCACCGAAGCCACCGGCATTTTAATGCTGATGCCCGTGATTTTACTTTTCATGGGCAATGTCGTGGTTCGCGTCGGTCCCCGTTTAGTGAAAGTTCCGGTGCGATTTCCGCAACTCCCCAAGGAGCTTGAGGACCTGCGTATTATGCACATCACGGATCTGCATATCAGCCAGAGTTTGCCTGCCAAGTTCGTTAAAAAATTGGTCACAAAAATTAACAGCCTAAAACCGGATGTCGTGGTGTTTACCGGCGACATCATGGACAGTTTCGTTGAAAAACACACCGAAGAGCTTGAATATCTCAAAGAGCTGAAAGCGAAATACGGGGTTTACCTGGTTCCGGGCAATCACGAGTATTATTGGGATGGTCAAAAAGCTTTGCAGGCCTTCCGCGATGTCGATTTTAAGGTGTTGGTCAATCAGGTGGCCGACATCTCCTTAGGCGAAGCCGTTTTACAAATTGCCGGGATTCCGGATCCCGCGGCCTTACATTTTCAACAAGAAGGACCTGACTTCCCGCGAGTTCAATCCCAGCTTCAAGAATCAAGCTTTAAGATCATGCTTTCTCACCAGCCATCCCTGGCTTACCAAATTCGAGATATCGGAGTAAACCTGCAGCTTTCCGGTCATACTCACGGTGGGCAGTTTTTCCCTTGGAACTGGTTGATCGTGTTTTTCGAGAGATATTCTAAAGGCCTTTACCACATCGGAAATATGCGGCTGTATGTCAATCAAGGCACGGGCTACTGGGGTCCCCGTTTAAGACTGGGCACATATTGTGAGCTGGCCGAAATTGTTCTTCGCAAGGGCTAA